The window TCGCAGGGATCGAGAACGGCATCTACATTGCCGGCCGCGGCTCCTTCTCGATCGATCAGCAGCGCTACAATGCGCAGTTCGGCGGGACAGTGTTCTACGAGATCAAGAACGGCAAGCTTGGCCCCATGATCGAGGATGTCGCCTACCAGATGCGCACCCCCGAATTCTGGGGCGCGTGTTCGGCGATCTGCGACGAGAGCGATTACCGCATGTTCGGCTCGTTCTTCGACGGCAAGGGCCAGCCGAGCCAGGTCTCGGCTGTGAGCCACGGCTCGTCCACCACCCGTTTCGACGGCATCAACGTCATCAACACTGCCCGGTCGCTGGGCTGAGCCAGGCGCAGGAGAAGAACACATGAGCATTCTTACAGAAGCGCAGGCCAAGGCCATCCTCGACAAGGTGATCGCCTTCTCGACCGCTGACGAAATCAGTGCACAGCTGGGCGGCGGCATTCGCGGCAACGTCCGCTTTGCGCGCAACGACATCTCCACCTCGGGCATTGTCGATGACATCGAGCTTGGCGTGCAGGTCGCTTTCGGCAAGCGCGTGGGCACGGCGACGATCAACCAGTTCGACGATGCCTCGCTCGAACGCGTGGTGCGCCGGGCCGAGGATCTCGCCAAGCTGGCGCCTGAAAACCCGGAATACATGCCCAACGTGGGCAAGCAGACTTACAGCGCAACCGAGACCTACAGCGAGTCCACGGCCGCGCTGACTGCCGAAGCGCGCGCCAAGATCGCCGAGGCTTCGATCAAGCCCTGCCGCGAACGCGGACTGGTGGCTGCGGGCTTCCTTGAAGATGGCACCACCTTCTTCGCTCACGCCAATTCCAACGGCAATTTCGGCTACCAGAAGTCGACCGTGGCCGACTACACCTGCACGGTGCGGACCGAGGACGGTCGCGGATCGGGCTGGGTTGCCAGCAACGTTCAGGGCGTGGCCGATCTCGATGCGGGCAGCGATGTCCAGATCGCGATGCGAAAGGCCGCAGCCTCGGTCGATGCCCAGGCGCTCGAACCGGGCAAGTATACCGTCATCCTCGAACCGGCGGCGGCCTCGGGGCTCATCAGTTTCATGATGAACTTCTTCGACGCGCGCTCGGCCGATGAAGGGCGCAGCTTCCTGTCGAAGCAGGGCGGTGGCAACAAGATCGGCGAGCAGATCATGGATCCGCGGGTCAACATCTACACCGATCCCTCGCACCCGGTCGTGCCGGCCATGCCGTGGGACGGCGATGGCCTCCCGCGGGAGCGCACCAAGATCATCGATGGCGGCAAGGTCGCGAACCTTCAGTATTCGCGCTTCTGGGCGAACAAGCAGGGCCGGCCGGAGACCGCGGGATGGGGCAACACGATCATGGAAGGCGGCACCAAGTCGACTTCGGAACTGATCGCGGGCACCGAACGCGGGATCCTTGTCACCCGCACCTGGTATATCCGCATGGTCGATCCTCAGACCGTGCTGCTCACCGGCCTTACCCGCGATGGCACCTTCTACATCGAGAACGGGCAGCTGAAGTATCCGATCAAGAACTTCCGCTTCAACGAAAGCCCGGTGATCATGCTCAACAACATCGAGGAACTCGGCCGTTCGGTGCGGGTTGAGGATGGCAGCATGATGGTTCCGGCGATGAAGCTGCGGGACTTCACCTTCACCTCGCTGTCGGACGCCGTCTGACGCTAACCGGAAAGCAGGCGCGGGAACCGTGAGCAGAACAGCCATGACCCGCGCCGGCTTTCTCCGGCTGGCCGCCTCCGGCATCGCCGGCGCTGTGGCAAGCGCGGCTGCTGCGCAGCGTCCGGGCGGGGCGGCGACGGGTGGTTATGATTTCTGGTTCACCCGGCTCAAATACAATTCGGGCGACTGGGATGTGGACCAGCGCATGCCCGCCAATCTCATCACGTCGCTGATCGACTACACCAGCCTCAGGGTTGATCCCAAGGAGCACGTGGTGGCGCTCGGCGATCCGCAGATGCTGGGCGCCTCGTTCTGCTATCTCGCCGGGCACAAGGCGGTGGAGTTTTCCGCCACCGAACGCCGCAATTTCGAACGCTATGTGAGGAATGGCGGGTTTGTTTTCGTCGATGACTGCAACCACGACATCGATGGGCTCTTCGCCAAGTCCTTCGAGGCGCAGATGGCGGGCATTTTCGGCGCGGATGCGATGAAGAAGCTGCCCAATGATCACCCGCTCTATTCGAGCTTCTTCAAGTTCAAGGGCCCGCCCGCGACCAGCTTCGAGCTCAACGGCTGGGGCGATGACCTGATCCATGATTACCTCAAGGGTATCACCATCAACGGACGTCTGGGCGTGCTCTACAGCAACAAGGACTATGGCTGCGAGTGGGACTACGACTGGCGCAACAAGCGCTTCCTCGCGGAGGACAACACCCGTTTCGGGGTGAACATCATCATGTACGCACTCAGCAATTGAAGGGTTCAGGACAGTGGCACAGCAGGTGGCGGCGGATGGGCTGCAGATCGAACAGCGGCTCGCCCTTCTCGGCAAGCTGAAGCAGGCGGTCGCCACAGCGATTGTCGGGCAGGAAGATGTGGTCGAGCAATTGCTGATCGGGCTGCTTGCTGGCGGGCATTGCCTGCTCGAAGGCGTGCCGGGGCTGGGCAAGACTTTGCTGGTGCGCACGCTGGGCGAGGCGCTGGAGCTCGATTTCCGGCGCGTGCAGTTCACCCCCGATCTCATGCCCAGCGACATTCTCGGCACCGAACTGCTGGAGGAGGATCACGGCACCGGGCACCGCTCGTTCCGCTTCCAGAAGGGGCCGGTGTTCACCAATCTCCTGCTCGCCGACGAATTGAACCGCACCCCGCCCAAGACCCAGGCCGCACTGCTCGAGGCGATGCAGGAAAAGACTGTCAGCTACGCTGGACAGACCTACCAGCTGCCCAAGCCCTTCTTCGTGCTGGCGACGCAGAACCCGCTCGAACAGGCCGGGACCTATCCGCTGCCCGAAGCCCAGCTTGACCGCTTCCTGCTGCTGGTGCGCGTCGGCTATCCGACCGCAGACGAGGAGCGCGACATTCTCGCCCGCACCACCGGCAGCGCGGGCGAGGCGGTGCCGCGGGTGATGGGGGCGGCGGATGTGCTGGCGCTGCAATCCTATGTGCGCGAGGTCCATCTCAGCGATGATCTGCTCGGTTGGATCACCACACTGGTGCGCGCGACCCGTCCGGGCGATGCGGCTGCACCGCCCGAGGTGGGTAGCTATGTGCGCTGGGGCGCAGGCCCGCGTGCGGGGCAGGCGCTGGTGCTGTGTGCCAAGGCGCGGGCGCTGCTCAAGGGCCGCTTTGCCGCCACGCGCGAGGATATAGCCGCGCTTGCCGCCCCGGTGCTGCGTCACCGCCTGCTGCTGTCCTTCGCCGCCGAGGCCGAGGGCAAGAGCACCGATGATGTGGTCGCCGCGCTGCTGGCCCATCTGCCGCCGCCATCGGCCTGATCCGTGGCGAGCCAGCCGCTCACTATCCCGCCAGAGATCCGCAGCCGCCTGAAGCGTCTGCGCCTGCGCACGCGCAGCGATCTGGGGGAGCGCGGCTTCGGCATGCATCCCAGCCGCAACAAGGGCTCCGGGATCGAGTTCGCCCAATACCGTGCCTATGAACCGGGTGACGAACCGCGCCGGATCGACTGGAAGCTGTTCGCCCGCTCAGACAAGTTCTTCGTGCGCGAGGCGGAGGAGGAAAGTCCGGTTTCGGTGTGGATCCTGATCGATGCCAGCGCGTCGATGGGGCAGGCTGACCGGGCGCGGCCCGATCACACGCGGCTCGATGCGGCGAAACTGCTGGCGCTGTGCATTGCCGAACTGGCGCAGATGCAGGGTGACCGGTTCGGCTGGGTCAGTTTGGGCGAGGATGCGCTCGGCCTTGCCGAGCCGCGCGGTGGGCGGGCGCAGATCGATCGCCTGCAGCTCGACTTCGGCAGACTTCAGCCCGGCGGCAGCTTCCCCGATGCGGCCGTTCTGGCTCCGCTGTGGGAACGGATCGGCGCGCATGATCTGGTGCTGTTTCTCAGCGACTGTTTCGACGAACGCGGCATCGCGCTGATCGAGCGGCTGGCCAAGGCCGGGCGCGAGGTGCTCTGCGTGCAGATGCTGACGACAGAGGAGCGCGATTTCCCCTTCGATGGCGGCTACCGTTTCCGCGATCAGGAAAGCGGCGAGGCGCTGATCGGCGATGGTGCAGCGCTGCGTGCAAGCTTCCTCACCCGCTTCGCAGCCGCCCGCGCGGCGCTGGGCGAGCGGCTCGATGCTGCGGGAATCCGCCACTGTGCCTATGTGCTGGACGAGCGGATCGACCGGCCCTTGCAGGTGTTCTTCGGGCGCGGAGCTGACGCGCCGTGACCCCGTTGTTGCTCGCCCCGCTCGGCCTTGTGGCGCTGGCTGCGCTGATCGGCCCGCTGCTCATCCACCTGCGTCGCCGCACCGAGGAGATACCGCTCGATTTCGCGGCGCTGCGCTGGCTCGATCCGCGCCCCCGGCCGCGCCAGCGCTTGCAGTTCGACGAGTGGCTGCTGCTCGCCCTGCGCCTGCTGCTGGTCGCGCTGCTCGCACTTCTGCTGGCGCGGCCGGCGGTGCTGGGATGGGAGGATGACGGCGCCCGGGTGCTCGCCGCGCCCGGCCTTGATCCTGCCGCAGCGCGCAAGGCGGCCGGGGCCGATGCCGATATCCGCTGGATCGCGCCGGGTTTCCCGCCCGTCGAAAACGCGTCGCCCAAGCGGTCGCAGGCGATAGCGAGCCTGATCCGCCAATTCGATGCCGAATTGCCCGAGGGCGCGGGGCTGATGATCCTTGTCCCTGCGGTGTTCGATGGGGCCGATGCCGCGCCCTTGCGGCTCACCCGCAAGGCGGAATGGCGCGTGATTGACGCACCTGCTGCCGAGACCAGGGCCGAACCCGTGGCTAACCCCGCGATGGCTGTGCGCCATGCGGCTGCGCAGGCTGGGCAATTGCGCTTTCTGCGCGCCGCCGCCGAGGCATG is drawn from Erythrobacter sp. and contains these coding sequences:
- a CDS encoding MoxR family ATPase, which codes for MAQQVAADGLQIEQRLALLGKLKQAVATAIVGQEDVVEQLLIGLLAGGHCLLEGVPGLGKTLLVRTLGEALELDFRRVQFTPDLMPSDILGTELLEEDHGTGHRSFRFQKGPVFTNLLLADELNRTPPKTQAALLEAMQEKTVSYAGQTYQLPKPFFVLATQNPLEQAGTYPLPEAQLDRFLLLVRVGYPTADEERDILARTTGSAGEAVPRVMGAADVLALQSYVREVHLSDDLLGWITTLVRATRPGDAAAPPEVGSYVRWGAGPRAGQALVLCAKARALLKGRFAATREDIAALAAPVLRHRLLLSFAAEAEGKSTDDVVAALLAHLPPPSA
- a CDS encoding BatA domain-containing protein, producing the protein MTPLLLAPLGLVALAALIGPLLIHLRRRTEEIPLDFAALRWLDPRPRPRQRLQFDEWLLLALRLLLVALLALLLARPAVLGWEDDGARVLAAPGLDPAAARKAAGADADIRWIAPGFPPVENASPKRSQAIASLIRQFDAELPEGAGLMILVPAVFDGADAAPLRLTRKAEWRVIDAPAAETRAEPVANPAMAVRHAAAQAGQLRFLRAAAEAWGGALRFEAKSDDSLPPPDTVLVWLTPGPLPPAVTRWVEDGGTALLGHSAEVAMPAASAPLWQGEGGVVLVEGGPLGAGRIMRFAQPLEPAAMPDLLAPGFATALRDLVLPPAPPPARVKAQDYAPKAGTAPFALPPRELSSWLGVLIAAVFLAERLLAARRRRFAA
- a CDS encoding DUF4159 domain-containing protein, with translation MSRTAMTRAGFLRLAASGIAGAVASAAAAQRPGGAATGGYDFWFTRLKYNSGDWDVDQRMPANLITSLIDYTSLRVDPKEHVVALGDPQMLGASFCYLAGHKAVEFSATERRNFERYVRNGGFVFVDDCNHDIDGLFAKSFEAQMAGIFGADAMKKLPNDHPLYSSFFKFKGPPATSFELNGWGDDLIHDYLKGITINGRLGVLYSNKDYGCEWDYDWRNKRFLAEDNTRFGVNIIMYALSN
- a CDS encoding DUF58 domain-containing protein, whose translation is MASQPLTIPPEIRSRLKRLRLRTRSDLGERGFGMHPSRNKGSGIEFAQYRAYEPGDEPRRIDWKLFARSDKFFVREAEEESPVSVWILIDASASMGQADRARPDHTRLDAAKLLALCIAELAQMQGDRFGWVSLGEDALGLAEPRGGRAQIDRLQLDFGRLQPGGSFPDAAVLAPLWERIGAHDLVLFLSDCFDERGIALIERLAKAGREVLCVQMLTTEERDFPFDGGYRFRDQESGEALIGDGAALRASFLTRFAAARAALGERLDAAGIRHCAYVLDERIDRPLQVFFGRGADAP
- a CDS encoding TldD/PmbA family protein, with protein sequence MSILTEAQAKAILDKVIAFSTADEISAQLGGGIRGNVRFARNDISTSGIVDDIELGVQVAFGKRVGTATINQFDDASLERVVRRAEDLAKLAPENPEYMPNVGKQTYSATETYSESTAALTAEARAKIAEASIKPCRERGLVAAGFLEDGTTFFAHANSNGNFGYQKSTVADYTCTVRTEDGRGSGWVASNVQGVADLDAGSDVQIAMRKAAASVDAQALEPGKYTVILEPAAASGLISFMMNFFDARSADEGRSFLSKQGGGNKIGEQIMDPRVNIYTDPSHPVVPAMPWDGDGLPRERTKIIDGGKVANLQYSRFWANKQGRPETAGWGNTIMEGGTKSTSELIAGTERGILVTRTWYIRMVDPQTVLLTGLTRDGTFYIENGQLKYPIKNFRFNESPVIMLNNIEELGRSVRVEDGSMMVPAMKLRDFTFTSLSDAV